Genomic segment of Methanobacterium formicicum:
CCATCCAAACTACAGCAGAATGTGGGGTGAACGTGGTGGTGGGGACCACCGGATTTTCAGAGGCTCAGATGGATGAAATAAAAAGATCCATTAAAGAAAACCGGGTAAAGGCAGTTATTTCTCCCAACATGGCTGTGGGGGTGAATGTGTTCTTTAAGATCATCCGGGATCTGGCCCAGATTCTGAATGACTGGGATGTGGAAATTATTGAAGCCCATCATAAACACAAGACTGATGCACCTTCCGGCACAGCACTTGAAGCCTACCACATAATAGCCGATGAACTGGGAGTAGGTGGGGATGAATCCATGGTATGTGGTCGGCAGGGAATGGTTGGTGCACGAAGTCCGGGAGAGATAGGTTTACATGCAGTCCGTGGTGGAGATATTGTGGGGGACCACACTGTACTCTTTGCCGGTGAAGGTGAAAGATTGGAAATTATCCACCGGGCCGGGACCCGGCAAGCATTTGTAACTGGAGTGATTAAGGCCGTACAGTATCTCATGGAATCCCCGGAAGAAACTAAGGGAAAAATCACCACCATGGAAGATGTTCTCAGTTTGAAGTGAAAATGGATGTTTTATTTTTCTAGTTAATTTTTATATTTTTTAAAGATCAAGAGACCCGTTTTTTGTTTTACTGAGAATTACCTTAAAATGATCTACAGCATATAGCCCAACTGATGAAAACACGACTATTTCTTCAAATTGTGAAAATGGAGTTCCAATATAGATCTACTTCGTTAAACTCCTATATTACGAAGTAAATATTGACACCATAATTCAATACTCTTATTAGTATTAATGTTGAGACATTTATTATGGATGAGGTTAGTTCCAGATTGGTAGTATCAATAGTATTCCTATTATGGATTGTAATAGGATTAAGTGGATATTTTAATGTTGCTAACACTAACAATAATTCTAGCACCGAATATTCTATTTCTGATTCACATTTCAAAATTTATGATTGGTGGCTTATTAGTAGCGATAGTACTAATAATTCTCTTATTTTCGATAATCAGTTTCCTACGAATTTTGAATCTAAAACAATTACTCTTTGCGTAACACAATATGCTAATGAATCCATGTTTGAATCTGAATTGCAAAGTTCTGATAGTTCATTAGACAGAATTGTTATAAAAGATGAGAACATGACTATAGGAGGAATCAATGTTAAATTTATCAATTGTACGAATACAAATGGCACCAAAACATTCCAAAATTATTATTTCCAAAAAAACAACAAATATTATTCTATAAATGTTAAATATTGGACTTATCCCCTAAACGAATTATATGATAATGCGGTAAAAATTACAGTAGAATTGATAATTTCCACAATTAACTAATTAATAATAACTTAGTTTTAGGAGATATCTCTATTATCTGTCTTCTTTTTTGGAGTTTTTTTCATAAGTCTTCAACTATATCTAATTATAATAAGAATTCTTAGCATAATTTAAAAAACGAAAATTAGAGAATAAATAATAATTTTTACTAGTATAATTTAATTAAAACCAGATCAGGATAGATCAACCGCTCCAATCAGGTAATCAATAAACTGCTGGGCTGTACGCCCTGAGATTCCACCATGACGCATTTCCCATTTACCGGCTTCTGCTATTAGTTCTTCATCGGTAAGTTTAATTTCAGGGTGTCGTCGGGCCAGAGTGGTAACTATATTAAAATATTCTTCCCTTTGAGGAGTGTAGTAACCAATGGTCACCCCGAACCGGGCGGCCAGGGATAGTTTTTCATTCACAGTCTCCGAGCGATGCAGTTCATCATCGGCCATGTCCGAACGATCACTCCAGGTTTCCCGGATCAAATGACGCCGGTTGGAGGTGGCATAGATGAGCACGTTTTCCGGTTTGGCCTCCAGACCCCCCTCCATAACTGCCTTCAAATATTTATACTCAATTTCGAACTCTTCAAAGGACAGATCATCCATATAGATTATGAAACGGTAATTTCTGTTTTTTATGGCGTCAATGACCTGGGGCAGTTTTTTAAATTCATGTTTATAGACCTCAATCATGCGCAGGCCCTGACTGTAGTACTGATTAAGAATGGACTTTATGCTGGCAGATTTACCAGTGCCGGCATCTCCATAGAGAAGAACATTGTTGGCTTGGCGCCCTTCCACGAAGGCTTCTGTATTCTGCACCAGTTCTTTCTTTTGGGATTCATAACCCACCAGGTCATCCAGGCGCATATCGTTAGTGGTGGTTATGGGGCAAAGGATTCCGGACTTATCTTCCGTTGAAATACGAAAAGCTTTATTTAATCCCAATTCTCCCACTCCGTATGCTTGGTAGAAGTCGGTAACGACTTTATATACCTCATCGGCATCTTTAGCCTGTTCAATAGCCTGACTGAGTTTCTGAACCTTTTCACTCACACTCTGGTTGAAAATCTGTTCACTTTTCACCACTGCATCGTAATCAGTGATAATCGTAAAGCAGTCAATGTCCAGTTCTTTTTCTATTTTAGAAAAGTCATAGTCAAACAATTGCTTAAAGATACCAAAATCGTTCCGGGCAAGTTTATTTACCGTGCCTTCATTGACCCCCACTTTTTCCGAAACCAGGGTAAAGGGGTTTTCAGTCATGGCCAGAACAAAGGCCAGGTAATTGTGCCACAGATTTTCATCAAAGCCATAAATTGTTGAAATATCCAGAAGCCGATTAATTTCGATGTAAATATCTGAAATCAGGTCTTCCTTTACATAATCCCCTGATTCAAATTGTTGGCAGATATTAGATAGCCTTAACAAGATGCTATCCTGGTTGATATTTTTGTAAATCACCAATTTAGATGTCAAATGATGCATTGGTTGTCTCCTAATTTGTAAAAATCTTTAACGAAACAGCATAACCTACTAGGCTGAATTTATCCTGCATTGAAAATGTTAATGATAGTAGAAATCGGATTACAAACTTAATCCTGGTTTATTTATTGATAATTATTATGAAGTGGCAATGATACTAAAATTTTTTTATAAATCTGAAGTTCCTGTTGTATAACATTTATGATTGATAAAAGAATAAATATGATTGCTCAGAAACATCTACTTGAACCTATAAACTTGATAATCTTTCCCTCGTGGATTAGGTAAGAACAAAAAAGTGATTATATGGAGCTGCATCCCCTCATCGAACTACTTATAGTACTTGCTATGGGAATTGCTATCATTTTCACTGCCACCTATCTTGTGGGATTTGCAATAGTTAAATTAAAAAAGGTAAAAAAATCTAATTTAATGACTATTATCGGGTTTATTATTCTAATTGTTGGATCAATAAGTCTTTTATTTTCCAATGATAAACAACAGTTCATAACCTGTTTAGTTGGCATTAGCTTCATTATTGATGGGGCATTCCTAAACAAAGGTTATTACAATAAAACTTATTATTTGTCTTCTTTTGCTTTGTTAATCCTGTTGGGAGTAATTATAATTTATCTAGCCTTTTTTAAACATTATTTGGATAATTTATATTTCATTTGCGGGATAATGGGGATGATAGTTTTAGGGATAATAATGTTGGTTAGGTCCTATCTTCGCAGACATGAAAATCAAAAAATACAATGGAAAAATGAATGGTAATAAATCTATTTTAGTGTTTAACTCAATTATTTAAGTGTTTAACCCCATAATTTTCTTAATTTTGATATTGTCGTGTTTTTAACATCTTTGTGTTGATATTCGAAAACTGAAGTTATAGTTGGTTGTAGAAAAAATTCACAAAATTGATAGTAACCGGGACAGTAATTTATAACGGTGAACCGAATATGAAAATCAAATACAATACCTTTATTGTAATGGATATGGAGGAATCA
This window contains:
- a CDS encoding ATP-binding protein — encoded protein: MHHLTSKLVIYKNINQDSILLRLSNICQQFESGDYVKEDLISDIYIEINRLLDISTIYGFDENLWHNYLAFVLAMTENPFTLVSEKVGVNEGTVNKLARNDFGIFKQLFDYDFSKIEKELDIDCFTIITDYDAVVKSEQIFNQSVSEKVQKLSQAIEQAKDADEVYKVVTDFYQAYGVGELGLNKAFRISTEDKSGILCPITTTNDMRLDDLVGYESQKKELVQNTEAFVEGRQANNVLLYGDAGTGKSASIKSILNQYYSQGLRMIEVYKHEFKKLPQVIDAIKNRNYRFIIYMDDLSFEEFEIEYKYLKAVMEGGLEAKPENVLIYATSNRRHLIRETWSDRSDMADDELHRSETVNEKLSLAARFGVTIGYYTPQREEYFNIVTTLARRHPEIKLTDEELIAEAGKWEMRHGGISGRTAQQFIDYLIGAVDLS
- the dapB gene encoding 4-hydroxy-tetrahydrodipicolinate reductase, yielding MIKVAVNGAGGRIISKIVKTVLKTEDMEVVAAIGRENTPHEGKDIGEMVGVGKIGVLVTGAQMLSEVLNEKKVDVMIDFTSAQTAVEAIQTTAECGVNVVVGTTGFSEAQMDEIKRSIKENRVKAVISPNMAVGVNVFFKIIRDLAQILNDWDVEIIEAHHKHKTDAPSGTALEAYHIIADELGVGGDESMVCGRQGMVGARSPGEIGLHAVRGGDIVGDHTVLFAGEGERLEIIHRAGTRQAFVTGVIKAVQYLMESPEETKGKITTMEDVLSLK